The following coding sequences are from one Ovis canadensis isolate MfBH-ARS-UI-01 breed Bighorn chromosome 7, ARS-UI_OviCan_v2, whole genome shotgun sequence window:
- the EIF2B2 gene encoding translation initiation factor eIF2B subunit beta, whose translation MPGAAAKGSELSERIESFVEALKRGGGQRSSEDMARETLGLLRRIITDHRWSNAGELMELIRREGRRMTAAQPSETTVGNMVRRVLRIIREEYGRLHGRSDESDQQESLHKLLTSGGLSEDFRSHYAQLQSNIIEAINELLVELEGTTENIAAQALEHIHSNEVIMTIGFSRTVEAFLKEAARKRKFHVIVAECAPFCQGHEMAVNLSKAGIETTVMTDAAIFAVMSRVNKVIIGTKTILANGALRAVAGTHTLALAAKHHSTPLIVCAPMFKLSPQFPNEEDSFHKFVAPEEVLPFTEGDILEKVSVHCPVFDYVPPELITLFISNIGGNAPSYIYRLMSELYHPDDHVL comes from the exons ATGCCAGGGGCAGCCGCCAAGGGCTCGGAGCTGTCCGAGAGGATCGAGAGTTTCGTGGAGGCGCTGAAGCGGGGCGGCGGGCAGCGCAGCTCCGAGGACATGGCCCGGGAGACTCTGGGGCTGCTTCGCCGCATCATCACGGACCACCGCTGGAGTAATGCAG GGGAGCTGATGGAACTGATCCGCAGAGAAGGCCGGAGGATGACGGCCGCGCAACCCTCAGAGACCACCGTGGGCAACATGGTGCGGAGAGTGCTCAGGATCATCCGGGAGGAGTATGGCAG ACTCCATGGACGCAGCGACGAGAGCGATCAGCAGGAGTCTCTGCACAAACTCTTGACATCCGGGGGCCTGAGCGAGGATTTCCGTTCCCATTATGCTCAACTCCAGTCCAACATCATTGAGGCAATTAATGAGCTGCTGGTGGAACTGG AAGGGACAACGGAGAACATCGcagcccaggctctggagcacatcCACTCCAATGAGGTCATCATGACCATCGGCTTCTCTCGCACGGTGGAGGCATTCCTCAAAGAGGCTGCCCGGAAGAGGAAATTCCATGTCATCGTTGCAGAGTGTGCACCTTTCTGTCAG GGTCATGAGATGGCAGTCAATTTGTCCAAAGCAGGTATTGAGACAACGGTCATGACTGATGCTGCCATTTTTGCTGTTATGTCAAGAGTCAACAAG GTGATCATTGGCACTAAGACCATCCTGGCCAACGGTGCCCTGCGAGCTGTGGCAGGAACTCATACTCTAGCGCTGGCAGCAAAACACCATTCTACCCCACTCATCGTCTGTGCTCCTATGTTCAAGCTTTCCCCACAG TTCCCCAATGAAGAAGATTCATTTCACAAGTTTGTGGCTCCTGAAGAAGTCCTGCCTTTCACAGAAG GGGACATCTTGGAGAAGGTCAGTGTCCATTGCCCCGTCTTTGACTACGTCCCTCCAGAGCTCATTACTCTGTTTATCTCCAACATTGGTGGGAATGCACCGTCCTACATCTACCGCCTGATGAGTGAACTCTACCATCCTGACGATCACGTCCTATAA